The region GCTTGCGCGCCTCGAATTCCTCCCGGCTGATCTCCCCTCGGGCGTAGCGCTCGCGGAGGATCTCGACGGCCCGGTCGGGACCCGAGGCGCGTCCGGCTCCCACGAGCCAGCGGATGCCGAGGACGATGCCGACGATGACGAGGACCCAGAAGGCGAGCATGACCAGCATCATGCCGATCCCCCAGGCGCCCCACATCCACCATATCGGGTGCATCCCCCAGCCCCAG is a window of Candidatus Rokuibacteriota bacterium DNA encoding:
- a CDS encoding SHOCT domain-containing protein, translated to MLAFWVLVIVGIVLGIRWLVGAGRASGPDRAVEILRERYARGEISREEFEARKRDLV